Proteins co-encoded in one Prescottella sp. R16 genomic window:
- a CDS encoding FAD-binding oxidoreductase, whose protein sequence is MQQESWTATVVEHHRLREDVAVVRLIGDAVPFRAGQYVDVTVPQFPRLPRRLSPSLPPSRDGKLEFHVRSVPGGWVSGAIVAETAPGDVWTVSAPRGEMRVDEDGPAVVMVAGGTGLAPMRSLILDLTLVENPPPVYLFVGGRTARDLYASDLLWLLTQQLPWLTTVPVVESIGDDGAPDEWYDRIVEQVGPVNFHEDDLLEGTLADVVADHGPFTDHQVLVCGSPGMVAATRDRLVAGGTPAEALLSDPIH, encoded by the coding sequence ATGCAGCAGGAGTCTTGGACCGCGACCGTCGTCGAACATCATCGTCTTCGTGAGGATGTGGCGGTGGTGCGGTTGATCGGTGATGCGGTGCCGTTCCGGGCCGGGCAGTACGTCGACGTGACCGTTCCGCAGTTTCCACGGTTACCGCGTCGGCTGTCTCCGTCGTTGCCGCCGTCGCGGGACGGGAAGCTGGAGTTCCATGTGCGGTCCGTGCCGGGCGGGTGGGTCAGTGGCGCGATCGTGGCCGAGACGGCGCCCGGTGACGTGTGGACGGTGTCGGCGCCGCGCGGTGAGATGCGCGTCGACGAGGACGGTCCGGCCGTCGTGATGGTCGCGGGGGGAACGGGTCTGGCGCCGATGCGGTCGCTGATCCTGGATCTGACACTGGTGGAGAATCCACCGCCGGTATATCTGTTCGTCGGCGGACGGACGGCACGCGACCTGTACGCGTCGGACCTGCTGTGGCTGTTGACGCAGCAGTTGCCGTGGCTCACCACGGTTCCCGTCGTCGAATCCATCGGCGACGACGGCGCCCCCGACGAGTGGTACGACCGCATCGTCGAGCAGGTGGGGCCGGTGAACTTCCACGAGGACGATCTGCTCGAGGGCACTCTCGCCGACGTCGTCGCCGACCACGGCCCGTTCACCGACCATCAGGTGCTGGTGTGCGGTTCGCCGGGCATGGTGGCCGCCACCCGGGACCGACTGGTTGCGGGCGGGACACCCGCGGAGGCGCTCCTGTCCGATCCGATCCACTAG